The proteins below are encoded in one region of Nitrospira sp.:
- a CDS encoding resolvase gives MIAAIYARKSTEQYGVADEQKSVARQIEHAHAYAARKGWTVGEAYVYADDGISGAEFVKRPGFFRLMNALKPSPPFQVLVMSEESRLGRESIETAYAFKQIMDAGVRVFFYLEDRERTLDSAMDKMMLSLANFASEMERERAKQRTYDALLRKAKAGQVTGGKVYGYNNRDVLSSDGHRLYVMRVINEQEAAVVRQIFEFYAGGLGITRIARQLNDQHLSAPRQSPRGWAPTAIREILHRTLYRGEVVWNQSQKIIQGGTKKRQRRPETEWLHVEAPDLQIIPTPLWQTVQARLARWKGPSCDRQRPRPARDLDSPYLLSGLARCAHCGGPIESIGRDYSRRQGRFYGCAYHRKRGNAICSRAYRIDQQQLDRVLLEAICRTLDDRMLEVAVEKALRELRTGHNARWDRETAITRELSLIEAHERNLVNAIAEGQRAAPLLAKLQEEEAQKAALTCELEQLTQGAKVLLLDQRRLKQELMQRVADLRGLLERQHAQARRILQTLLGGPLMLELTDEKGKKTVHVTGAGSYLKLLSPSLVPPSVVSPTGFEPVLPA, from the coding sequence GTGATCGCCGCCATTTACGCCCGCAAATCCACTGAGCAGTACGGAGTCGCCGACGAGCAGAAGTCCGTCGCGCGGCAGATTGAACACGCGCACGCGTACGCCGCTCGCAAAGGCTGGACCGTGGGCGAGGCGTACGTGTATGCCGACGACGGCATCTCCGGAGCCGAATTCGTGAAACGGCCAGGTTTCTTTCGACTGATGAATGCCCTGAAGCCGTCACCTCCTTTTCAGGTTCTCGTCATGTCTGAGGAATCGCGGTTAGGCCGCGAATCCATCGAAACTGCCTACGCATTCAAGCAAATTATGGACGCCGGCGTGCGAGTGTTCTTCTACCTGGAGGACCGAGAACGCACACTCGACAGCGCCATGGACAAAATGATGCTGTCCCTGGCTAATTTTGCCTCAGAGATGGAGCGAGAACGGGCCAAGCAGCGTACGTACGACGCGCTCTTGCGGAAGGCGAAGGCCGGCCAGGTTACCGGAGGGAAAGTCTACGGCTATAACAATCGTGACGTCCTCTCATCAGATGGGCACCGACTCTACGTCATGCGGGTGATCAACGAACAAGAAGCCGCGGTGGTTCGCCAAATCTTCGAATTCTACGCAGGTGGACTTGGGATTACGCGCATCGCGCGACAGTTAAACGATCAGCACCTGTCGGCCCCGCGACAGAGCCCGCGTGGATGGGCCCCGACGGCCATCCGGGAAATTCTTCACCGGACTCTCTATCGAGGCGAGGTTGTCTGGAACCAGTCACAGAAGATCATTCAAGGTGGAACCAAGAAGCGGCAGCGTCGGCCGGAGACAGAGTGGCTCCACGTCGAAGCGCCGGATCTGCAGATCATCCCTACACCGCTCTGGCAGACAGTCCAGGCTCGGCTCGCCCGCTGGAAAGGGCCTAGCTGCGACCGACAGAGACCGCGCCCAGCCCGCGATCTCGACTCCCCCTACCTACTCTCCGGGCTAGCCCGTTGCGCTCATTGCGGGGGACCGATTGAATCAATCGGACGGGACTACAGCCGACGCCAGGGTCGATTTTACGGTTGCGCATATCATCGCAAGCGTGGAAACGCAATCTGTTCACGAGCCTACCGTATAGACCAACAGCAGCTTGATCGCGTACTCCTCGAAGCGATCTGCCGAACCCTCGATGATCGAATGTTGGAAGTGGCAGTAGAGAAGGCTCTGAGGGAGCTTAGGACGGGGCACAATGCACGCTGGGACCGGGAGACGGCCATTACACGGGAATTGTCCCTCATTGAGGCCCACGAACGTAATTTGGTGAATGCCATTGCCGAAGGGCAGCGGGCAGCTCCCCTACTCGCCAAACTCCAGGAAGAAGAAGCACAAAAGGCAGCCCTCACGTGCGAGCTCGAACAGCTCACGCAAGGAGCAAAAGTGCTCCTATTAGACCAACGCCGACTGAAGCAGGAGCTGATGCAACGAGTCGCCGATCTACGAGGGTTGCTTGAACGGCAACATGCTCAGGCCCGACGGATCCTGCAGACCTTGCTCGGGGGACCGTTGATGCTGGAGCTGACTGACGAGAAGGGAAAGAAAACCGTGCATGTAACAGGGGCAGGATCCTACCTCAAACTACTTTCTCCCTCCCTGGTTCCCCCAAGTGTGGTGTCCCCAACGGGATTCGAACCCGTGTTGCCGGCTTGA